A DNA window from Nyctibius grandis isolate bNycGra1 chromosome 25, bNycGra1.pri, whole genome shotgun sequence contains the following coding sequences:
- the ADAMTS8 gene encoding A disintegrin and metalloproteinase with thrombospondin motifs 8, producing MGRRALLGGRAPLHLLLLCHAWALPPPPRDTQPLLPARLPAPPGQLALRLAAFGRAVVLRLRPDAAFLAPRVRLQRLGGRRAAARSPLRRGCFYSGAVDGSPDAPAVLSRCGGGGGGGGFHAAFLLDGAAYELQPLGHPRPGPPWGRPHRLQRRAAPPGSRPAAAGPGQPLRRAKRFVSRPRYVETLLVADASMVRFYGEDVENHVLTLMSMAARIYKHPSLKNSINLVVVKVLVVDEEAVGPEVSDNGGLTLRNFCSWQQKFNPPSDRHPEHYDTAILLTRQDFCGHQSCDTLGVADIGTMCDRNKSCSVIEDEGLQAAYTLAHELGHVLSMPHDDSKTCERLFGPLGKHHMMAPLFIHLNKTQPWSPCSAMYLTEFLDGGHGDCLLDAPAEPLSLPAELPGRGALYSLDQQCQQIFGKDFQHCPNTTEEDICAQLWCRTGSGEPLCHTKNGSLPWADGTPCRASGLCWDGHCVPQHDLKPQPAVDGSWGPWSPWGSCSRSCGGGVQFSYRHCDSPEPQHGGRYCEGQRARYQSCHTEECPPDGKSFREQQCEKYNSYNFTDLEGNRLEWVPKYAGVSPRDRCKLFCRARGRNEFKVFEAKVIDGTLCGPETLSICVHGQCVKAGCDHVVGSSKKLDKCGVCGGNGSTCRKISGSLNRSKYGYNDIVTIPAGATNIDIKQRSHRGVRHDGNYLALKTLEGKYLLNGDFAISAMEQDILIKGTILKYSGSMTTLERLQSFRQLPEPLTVQLLTIASEIFPPKVKYTFFIPKDVPFSKQKGKEKKSANVIRPMLTSQWVLGDWSECSKTCGSGWQRRTVDCRDVEGQTSSACDRALKPEDIKPCGDVPCPLWRLGPWSPCSQTCGEGVRTRNASCIDYAGKITAPEKCSSPMLPPATAPCVLQQC from the exons AtggggcggcgggcgctgctGGGGGGCCGGGCTCCGctccacctcctgctgctgtgccaCGCCTgggcgctgccgccgcctccccgggACACGCAGCCGCTGCTGCCCGCCCGCCTGCCCGCACCCCCGGGCCAGCTGGCCCTGCGGCTGGCCGCCTTCGGCAGAGCCGTCGTCCTCCGCCTCCGCCCCGACGCCGCTTTCTTGGCCCCCCGCGTCCGCCTGCAGCGTTTGGGGGGGCGGAGGGCGGCGGCACGGAGCCCGCTGCGCCGGGGCTGCTTCTACTCGGGGGCCGTGGACGGCAGCCCCGATGCCCCCGCCGTGCTCAGCCGctgcggaggaggaggaggaggaggcggttTTCACGCCGCTTTTCTCCTCGACGGGGCGGCTTACGAGCTGCAGCCCCTCGGGCatccccggcccggcccgccctgGGGCCGCCCGCACCGCCTccagcgccgcgccgccccgccgggctcccggcccgctgccgccggccccgggcagCCGCTCCGCAGGGCCAAGCGCTTCGTGTCCCGGCCGCGCTACGTGGAGACGCTGCTGGTGGCTGATGCCTCCATGGTGCGCTTCTACGGGGAGGACGTGGAG AACCACGTCCTGACCCTGATGTCCATGGCAGCTCGCATCTACAAGCACCCCAGCCTGAAGAACTCCATCAACCTGGTGGTGGTGAAGGTGCTGGTGGTGGACGAGGAGGCGGTGGGGCCGGAGGTGTCCGACAACGGCGGGCTTACCCTCCGCAACTTCTGTAGCTGGCAGCAAAAGTTCAACCCCCCGAGTGACCGGCACCCAGAGCACTACGACACTGCCATCCTGCTGACGAGACAG GACTTCTGCGGCCACCAAAGCTGTGACACGCTGGGAGTGGCGGATATCGGCACCATGTGCGACCGCAACAAGAGCTGCTCGGTGATCGAGGACGAGGGCCTGCAGGCAGCCTACACCCTGGCTCACGAACTGG gcCACGTGCTCAGCATGCCCCACGACGACTCCAAGACCTGCGAGCGGCTCTTCGGGCCCCTCGGCAAGCACCATATGATGGCCCCTCTTTTCATCCACTTGAACAAGACCCAGCCCTGGTCTCCTTGCAGCGCCATGTACCTCACCGAGTTCCTGGACGGAGGGCACG GTGACTGCTTGCTCGATGCCCCAGCCgagcccctctccctgcctgccgAGCTGCCCGGCCGAGGAGCCCTCTACAGCCTGGACCAGCAATGCCAGCAGATCTTCGGCAAGGACTTCCAGCACTGCCCCAACACCACGGAGGAGGACATCTGCGCCCAGCTCTGGTGCAGGACCGGCAGCGGGGAGCCCCTTTGCCACACCAAGAACGGCAGCTTGCCGTGGGCCGACGGCACCCCGTGCAGAGCCAGCGGGCTGTGCTGGGACGGCCACTGCGTCCCGCAGCATGACCTGAAGCCCCAG CCGGCGGTGGACGGCAGCTGGGGCCCGTGGAGCCCCTGGGGCTCGTGCTCCCGGAGCTGCGGCGGCGGCGTGCAGTTCTCCTACCGCCACTGCGATAGCCCCGAGCCCCAGCACGGCGGCCGCTACTGCGAGGGCCAGCGTGCCCGGTACCAGTCCTGCCACACCGAGGAGTGCCCGCCGGACG GCAAAAGCTTTCGGGAGCAGCAGTGCGAGAAGTACAACAGCTACAACTTCACGGATCTGGAAGGGAATCGCCTGGAGTGGGTTCCCAAGTACGCGGGAGTGTCGCCCCGAGACCGATGCAAGCTCTTCTGCCGAGCCAGAGGGAGGAATGAATTTAAAGTCTTCGAGGCCAAG GTGATCGACGGGACGCTGTGCGGACCGGAGACCCTCTCCATCTGCGTCCACGGCCAGTGCGTCAAGGCTGGTTGCGACCACGTAGTCGGCTCCTCCAAGAAGCTGGACAAGTGCGGGGTGTGTGGTGGCAACGGCTCGACTTGCAGGAAAATATCCGGCTCGCTCAACCGCTCCAA ATATGGCTACAACGACATCGTCACCATCCCCGCTGGGGCGACCAACATCGACATCAAACAGCGCAGCCACCGAGGGGTCCGTCACGACGGGAATTACCTGGCCCTGAAGACCCTCGAGGGCAAGTACCTGCTGAACGGAGACTTTGCCATCTCGGCCATGGAGCAGGACATCCTCATTAAGGGGACCATCCTGAAATACAGCGGCTCCATGACGACCCTGGAGAGGCTGCAGAGCTTCCGACAGCTCCCGGAGCCCCTGACCGTCCAGCTGCTGACCATCGCCAGCGAGATCTTCCCACCAAAAGTCAAGTACACCTTCTTCATCCCCAAGGACGTCCCTTTCAGCaagcagaaaggcaaagagaagaAGTCGGCCAACGTCATCCGGCCGATGCTGACCTCCCAGTGGGTCCTGGGCGACTGGTCCGAGTGCTCCAAGACGTGCGGCTCCGGCTGGCAGAGGCGGACGGTGGATTGCCGGGACGTGGAGGGTCAAACCTCCTCCGCCTGCGACAGAGCCCTGAAGCCCGAGGACATCAAACCCTGCGGAGATGTCCCCTGCCCTCTCTGGCGCCTGGGTCCCTGGTCCCCCTGCTCCCAAACTTGCGGCGAAGGCGTGCGGACGCGCAACGCCTCTTGCATCGATTACGCCGGTAAAATCACCGCCCCGGAGAAATGCAGCTCGCCGATGCTGCCGCCGGCCACCGCCCCCTgtgtgctgcagcagtgctga